The genomic stretch TCGGCGGCATGGTGGCCGATCCCGAGGGCGAAGTGGTGCGTCGGCCCCTCGGCGACCCACCGCTTGAGGAAGGTGCGGACGTCGGGCTTGAAGATGCCGTGGGTGTTCGTGTTCCCCGTCGGCGGGATCGGCCGCTTGGCCGACTCGCCCTCGGCGATGACGAACTTGAACTTCCCCTCGCGGGTCTGGCCGATGCTGAGCATCGTGATCGGGCCTTCCTTGATCTGGAACTCGACCCCGGCGCCGGAGCCCGGCTTGCCGTGGTACTTCTTCAGGCTGCGGATGACCGGCTTGCTCGCCGCGATGTTGATGTGGTGGGGGCCGTCATGGCCGACGAGGACGCTGTCGAGGGTGAAGTCGATGGGGTGGAACTCGGCGAAGCTGCCGCCGATGTCGAGGCGGTCCATGATCATCATCGCGATGCAGGTCTTCAGGTCGAACTCGCCGCACATCGGGAAACCGCCGCCGGTGAGGAGGGAGTTGCCGACGATGAGGTTCGTGACGAGGGTGCGGAGTTCCGACTCGGGCTCGCCCTCGTAGTAGTAGGCGAGGCCGTCGAGCTTCTTCTCGGCGATGAGGCCCTCCAGCGCCACGGCGGCGCGGGCGGCGATCCCGAGGTCCTTCTCGGTCAGCTTCTCGGTGAGGGGGTCGGACTTCGGGTCGGGGGTGTCGAAGAAGTCGAGGATCTTCGCCTTCCACGTGTCGACGGCCTTCGGGTCGGGCTGCGTGTAGTGCTTGAAGATGTCGCCCGGCTCGACGAGGACGACGTGGGGGCCGAAGGCGGCGGTGATCGCCGTCGGGTCGGTGTGCATGTCGAGCATCGACTCGAGGACGTGGCCCATGAGGCCGATCCGGGCGGTGCGGAGGCTGTGGATGACCTTCGCGATGCCGCACCAGCTCTTCAGCTCGGCCTCGACGATGGGGTCGCCCGTCTCGTGGCCGAGGATGACGGCGGGGGGGCGGCGGCCGAAGCGGATGGCGACGCCGGTGAACTCCGGGACGGAGCAGAAATCGTCGTTCACCAGCTGCATGAAGGTGGTGCCGTTCGCGTAGTCCATCGCGGCGAGGGGCTGGATGGCGACGAGGACGATGGGGACGTTGATCTCGCGGCAGAGGATGCCGAAGGTCGAGGAGGTGCCGTAGGTGACCATGTCGACGAAGAGGACGTCGATGTCGGCGGCCTTGATCTTCGCGACGGCGTCGTAGGCGGCCTGGGCGGTGTCGAGCATGCCGAACTCGGCGACCTCGACGCCGTGGGACTCGATCCGGCCCTTCACGTGGGCGATCTTCCGGTGGAGCTCGTCGAGGAGGCCGTCGAACTGTTTCCAGTAGACGTGGTGGCCGATGCCGAGGAGCCCGGCGCGGGCGCGGAGCGGCTTGATGCGTTGGACTTGCTGGGGGGCGGCGGAGGGGGCGTGCATGGGATGGATGGTTGAGGGATTTTTCGGTTTTTTTTACCAGGAAATGAGGAGGGGGCCGGTGACGTGGTGGGCGACGGTGCGGTGGCCCGCCGTGGTGCCCGGGATTTCTTTCCCGATGCCGAGGTAGGGCTGCTCTTCCTGGAACCGGACGGGGGTGCCGAGGTCGGTGTCGTGGAGGAAGGTGACGGTGGCGTCCTTCAGCCCGGTGACGAGGAGGCGGCGGCGGACGTCGACGGCGCCCTGGAATTTCTCCCGGCAGCCGACCTCGCCCCCCTCCTTCTGCTCGACGAAGACGCGGCACTCGCGGTGCCAGGCGCGGGCGGGGTTCAGCGTGCCGAGGTTCGGGCCCTTCCCGTCGTTCTTCTCCATCAGGACGTCGCAGCCGACGGGGACGGGTACCCCCTCGGGGAAGCGCCACCGGAGCTGGACGTTCGTCGAGGGAGAGAAGCCGGAGAAGAACCAGCCGTTGCGGCACCGCGCGGCGAGGATGAGGGGATCGACGGTCTCGGGTGACGGCTTGTTGAACCGGAGGACGGTCCCGAATTTTTCGAGGATCGAGCGCATGAGCCGCTCGCTGGAGAACCATTCCCGCGCGTCGTCGCGGACGGGGAGCATCTGGTGGGGATCGATCTCCTCGGCGAGGGCGCCGCGGACCCAGCCGAGCTTCCCGCCGCCGGGAAGGGCGCGGAGGAGGGAGAAGGCCCGCCGTTCCTCGTCCCGCGCGACCTCGGCGAGGACCTCGCTCCCGGCCGAAGCGGGGAGGAGTTCCTCGGCGCCGCCGCCCGAGGTGAGCGCCCGGAGGTGGAGCTTCCCGGCGAAGGCCCCTTCGCCAAGGGAATCGGCGGGGAGGGTGGTATGGAAGTCGAGGACGCCGGAGAGCGGCGCGCCGCATTTCAGGCCGAGGAGGTCGAGGAGGAGGGGGTCGGCGTGACGGAGGGGGCCGTAGAGGAGGACCGAGCCCCCTTTCTCCAGGTGGGCCACGAGGAGCCCGGCGAGGGCTGATCCGGCGTCGGGCGCGGGGGAGACGAGGAGGGTCCCGTCGAAGAGGGCGGGGTTGGCCGCCTTCGCCTTGGCGAAGTTTCCGGTCGAGACGGCGGTGTTCAGCGGGAAGCCCTGGTTCACGGCGGCGCGGAGGAACCAGTCGCCGAAGAAGACCTCGTTCACCCGCCGGCCGTCCTTCGCGAAGGTCCACTCGTGGTATTCGTCGAAGGGATAGATCCAGGTGACGAGGCCGGGGGCGTCGGGGAAGTCGCGGAGCGCCTGCTGGACGTGGGGGGTGACCTCGTTCGGGACGACCTCGGGCATGTTCCCATAGGAGTCGTCGATCGTCAGCATCGCGACCGACCCGGGCCGGGTGACGGTGCCGTCGCCGTCGATGCGGCAGACCGAGAGGGGGAGGTAGATGTCGTTCGGTTCCCGGCCGTAGCGGTCGAGCCACGGGCTGTTCGCCCACCAGGGATCGTGGATGTAGAAGCGGAAGGGGACGGCGCTGCGGCCCGAGGCGTTCTCCGGCAGCTCGGCGATGTGGGAGAGCCAGCCGATGAGCTCGAGGCCGTAGTCGCCGTTCAGCGCGGCCCACGGGGAATTGACCGGGGCGGTGAGGTTGAAGCCGCCCTCGTAGATGTCCCGCACGGGCGAGGCGTGGGCGGAGAGGTCCATCCCGGTGGAGAGGTTGCTGCCGCGCGTCTCGATGGGGAAGAGGGGGCATTCCTTGCGGAAGTCCTTCCAGAATTGGAGGATCGTCTCGCGGACGCGGGGGGCGTTCGTCGTGTCGAAGTGCTTTCCGTCGAAGACCTCGCCCGTCACGTTCCAGGCGGCGAGGGCGAAGGCGAAGCCGTTCGAGAACCAGATGTAGTCGAAGCCGAGGTCGGTGAGGAAATGCTGGCTCTGCCGCCCGAGGAAGAGGCCGAAGGGGGTCCCGTCGGGAATGCCGCCGGGGAAGCCGACGTAGGGCCGGGTGTCGCCCGAGAGGGGGCGGGTGCAGTTGACCCACTTCCCCTCGCCCATCGTCGCGCCGCTGCTGATTTCCTTGTGCCGCGCGTACTTGAACGACGACTCGGCGAACTCCGGGCCGGGATCGAAGACGGTGCCGATGGTGACCGGCTTCCCCGTCGCCTTCCCGGCCTCCTCCTTCACGATGCGGACGAGGGTGGCGAGGCGCTCGTAGGTCAGCACCGCGGGCTTCTCGCAGTAGGGCCAGCGCCAGGTGTGGAGGATCTGGTGGGGCTCCTTCCGCCACGGCCCGTTGGCGATGCCGATCCAGCGGCCCCAGTCGATCTCGTCGTCCCAGTGGGCCTTGCCGTTGTAGTCGAGGATCTCGCTCCCCTCGGCGGTCCAGAGCATGAAGGAAAGGGTCTCCGCGTCGCGGATGAGGGAGCCCCACTGGCGGACGATCTCGCGGGCGGTGGCGGCGATCCCGGCGTCGGAGAGGTCGCGGAAGGGCTTGAGGCTGACTTCGAGGATGAGGCGTTTCATGGGGCGGAAAAGAAAGGAAAAGGAGGGAAGGGGATCAGGCGGCGGCCTGCTGGGGCGCGGGCGTCTTCGATGGGGCCTTCGCCTTGGGCGCGGTCTTTCCCTTTCCCTTGCCCTCGGGCTGCCGGTTCTCGGTCCACTGCTTTTCGACGAGGGCGGCGGCCTCGCGGAGTTCGCGGAGCGTCGTCTCGAAGTGGTCGGCGTCCTGGAGGCGGACGGTCGGGGCGCTCGCCCCGATCCCGGCGACGATCACGTTCCACGGATCGCGGACGGGGACGGCGATGGCGCTGACCCCCTCGGCCGCTTCGTCGCGGGTCTCGCCGTATCCCTGGATGGCGATCTTGCGGAGCTCCTCCTTCAGCGCCTCGGGGGTGGAGAGGGTGTGGGGGGTGAAATGCTGGAGCGGGGTCTTCCGCAGGTAGGCCTCGAGCTCGGGCTTCGAGAGCGAGGCGAGGAGGACCTTGCCGACGGCGGTGCAATAGGAGTGGTCGCTGATGTCGTCGGCCTCGTGGACGCGGAGGGCCTGGCGGCTCGGCACGTACTTCAGGTTCAGGATATGCCCGTGATCGATGGAGGCCAGCATGACGCTCTCGTTCAGTTTCTTCGCGACCTTCTCGATGATGGGGGAGGCGGAGACGGCGAGGGATTGGAGGTAGGAAGGCTGCCGCCCGAGCAGCATCAGCCGCATGCCGGGGAAGAAGGTCTTCGTTCCGCTGTCCTGGCGCAGGTAGCCGCGATGGCAGAAGGTCCGGGCGATATTGTGGACCGTGGCGACGTTCAGGTCGAGTTCCTGCGCAAGGGCCCGCGTCCCGATGCCGTCCCGATGGGCGACGACCGCCTCCAGCAGGGAAAGGCTCTTATCGAGAGTGAGGACGAGGGGCATGGCGCAAAAGAGATGTGTTTATTAAAAACAAACGTTATGGCTATTATTGCTCATTTTGGATAAACAAATCAAATCGAAATTTCATTTTTAAACTGGAGATTGTGATTTTTAAGGAGGATTATGTTTTTATCAAATATAAACACATCTAGATGATGTCGGCCAGCCACGTTGCCATTTGGGCGAAGCCCTGATCGTTCGGATGGACGGCGACGGGGTCGAAGAGGGCGGGATCGGGATCGATCAGGGAGGGGCCTTCGACGAGGTGGAGGTGAGGGTCGCGGCGGGTCGAGACGAGATCGCGCAGGGCCTGGCGGTAGGCCTCCAGGGGGACGGCGGCGTGTTCCGGTTTCCAGCTCGGGGCGACCCAGAGGGGGGTGAGGAGATAGATCGACGTGGTCGGCAGGTGCTTGCGGAGGAGGAAGAAGAAGGCGTCCATCTGGATCCGGTAGGTGGCGACGGGGATGCCGCTCTGCCAGTCGTTCACCCCCATGAGGACGGTGAGGAGATCGGGCGCGAGGGAGCCGAGGGCCTCGGCGTCGGAGGGGTTCGAGGAGCGCCCGCCGAAGCCCATGTTCAGGAGTTGCCATCCCTTCATCTCGGCGAGGC from Verrucomicrobium sp. GAS474 encodes the following:
- a CDS encoding L-fucose/L-arabinose isomerase family protein; the encoded protein is MHAPSAAPQQVQRIKPLRARAGLLGIGHHVYWKQFDGLLDELHRKIAHVKGRIESHGVEVAEFGMLDTAQAAYDAVAKIKAADIDVLFVDMVTYGTSSTFGILCREINVPIVLVAIQPLAAMDYANGTTFMQLVNDDFCSVPEFTGVAIRFGRRPPAVILGHETGDPIVEAELKSWCGIAKVIHSLRTARIGLMGHVLESMLDMHTDPTAITAAFGPHVVLVEPGDIFKHYTQPDPKAVDTWKAKILDFFDTPDPKSDPLTEKLTEKDLGIAARAAVALEGLIAEKKLDGLAYYYEGEPESELRTLVTNLIVGNSLLTGGGFPMCGEFDLKTCIAMMIMDRLDIGGSFAEFHPIDFTLDSVLVGHDGPHHINIAASKPVIRSLKKYHGKPGSGAGVEFQIKEGPITMLSIGQTREGKFKFVIAEGESAKRPIPPTGNTNTHGIFKPDVRTFLKRWVAEGPTHHFALGIGHHAAELVEIAKILDLEYAVVA
- a CDS encoding IclR family transcriptional regulator; amino-acid sequence: MPLVLTLDKSLSLLEAVVAHRDGIGTRALAQELDLNVATVHNIARTFCHRGYLRQDSGTKTFFPGMRLMLLGRQPSYLQSLAVSASPIIEKVAKKLNESVMLASIDHGHILNLKYVPSRQALRVHEADDISDHSYCTAVGKVLLASLSKPELEAYLRKTPLQHFTPHTLSTPEALKEELRKIAIQGYGETRDEAAEGVSAIAVPVRDPWNVIVAGIGASAPTVRLQDADHFETTLRELREAAALVEKQWTENRQPEGKGKGKTAPKAKAPSKTPAPQQAAA